From the Lolium rigidum isolate FL_2022 chromosome 2, APGP_CSIRO_Lrig_0.1, whole genome shotgun sequence genome, one window contains:
- the LOC124687298 gene encoding katanin p60 ATPase-containing subunit A1-like, which translates to MANPLARLQVHRKLARDYALDGLYDTSIIIFDDALAQINKHLTNLDDGFTRTKWMKCKQAISEEVEIVRQLDAQMKSFKEAPGSGTMRSSSPPIRSNKSFLFQPLDEYPTSLPQTFDDPDVWAPPKDRPTRRLTRGQSSAKKSSQDGAWSRGPSKTGTPSRRAKPNGSKSSSVVRSSTASSAGGRKGKSSSSKGDSASSNAEEGKSKKSRYDGPDGDLAAMLERDVLDSTPGVRWDDVAGLSEAKRLLAEAVVLPLLMPKYFQGIRRPWKGVLMFGPPGTGKTLLAKAVATECRTTFFNVSSATLASKWRGEGERMVRCLFELARTHAPSTIFIDEIDSLCTSRGASGEHESSRRVKSELLVQIDGVNSSSTNEDGQPKSVMVLAATNFPWDIDEALRQRLEKRIYIPLPSSESRKSLININLRTVEVSSDVNIDEVAKRTEGYSGDDLTNVCRDAAMNGMRRKIAGKTRDEIKNMSKDYILKDPVAMCDFEEALAKVHKSVSPSDIERHENWNGKFAI; encoded by the exons atgGCGAACCCGCTCGCCAGGCTGCAGGTCCACCGCAAGCTCGCGCGGGACTACGCGCTCGACGGTCTCTACGACACCTCCATCATCATCTTCGACGACGCCCTCGCGCAGATCAACAA GCATCTGACTAATTTGGACGACGGTTTCACTCGCACAAAATGGATGAAATGTAAGCAAGCTATCAGTGAAGAGGTGGAGATTGTGAGGCAGCTTGATGCCCAAATGAAGTCCTTTAAAGAAGCTCCTGGGAGTGGGACAATGCGGTCCTCATCGCCTCCTATTCGCTCTAATAAATCATTTCTGTTCCAACCGTTGGATGAGTATCCAACATCATTGCCACAAACCTTTGATGACCCTGATGTGTGGGCGCCTCCAAAAGATAGACCAACCCGAAGGTTAACAAGAGGCCAATCTAGTGCCAAAAAATCCTCCCAAGATGGAGCTTGGTCACGGGGTCCATCGAAGACTGGAACACCTAGCCGTCGTGCAAAGCCCAACGGGAGTAAATCAAGCTCTGTGGTGAGATCATCTACTGCTTCTAGCGCTGGTGGGAGGAAAGGAAAATCAAGTTCAAGCAAGGGTGATTCAGCG AGTAGCAACGCCGAAGAAGGCAAGTCCAAGAAGTCACGATATGATGGGCCAGATGGGGACTTAGCTGCCATGCTTGAAAGAGATGTTCTAGATTCGACCCCAGGAGTGAGATGGGATGATGTTGCAGGACTTAGTGAGGCCAAAAGACTCCTTGCCGAGGCCGTTGTGCTTCCTCTCTTGATGCCTAAATATTTTCAG GGTATTCGTCGACCTTGGAAAGGTGTTCTTATGTTTGGCCCACCAGGTACTGGAAAGACCCTTTTGGCAAAGGCAGTAGCTACAGAATGTCGCACAACATTCTTTAATGTTTCTTCTGCAACATTGGCTTCTAAATGGCGGGGGGAGGGTGAGCGCATGGTCCGTTGTTTATTTGAACTTGCAAGGACCCACGCTCCAAGTACTATATTCATTGATGAAATTGACTCCCTATGTACATCTCGTGG agcttCTGGTGAGCATGAATCATCGAGGAGGGTAAAGTCTGAACTTCTAGTGCAAATAGATGGTGTTAACAGTAGCTCTACCAATGAAGATGGTCAGCCAAAAAGTGTTATGGTTCTGGCAGCCACCAACTTTCCATGGGATATTGATGAAGCACTCAG GCAGAGGCTGGAAAAGCGTATTTACATTCCACTTCCAAGTTCTGAAAGCAGAAAGTCACTCATCAACATTAATCTTAGAACGGTTGAG GTATCTTCTGATGTTAACATCGATGAAGTTGCAAAGAGGACTGAAGGCTACAGTGGCGATGACCTTACAAATGTTTGCCGTGATGCTGCGATGAATGGCATGAGGCGAAAGATTGCAGGCAAGACCCGTGACGAGATCAAGAACATGTCGAAGGACTATATCTTGAAGGACCCAGTGGCCATGTGCGACTTcgaagaggctttggccaaggtcCATAAGAGTGTTTCGCCCTCTGATATCGAGCGGCACGAGAACTGGAACGGGAAGTTTGCAATTTAA